The following are encoded in a window of Aerococcus sanguinicola genomic DNA:
- a CDS encoding MetQ/NlpA family ABC transporter substrate-binding protein has protein sequence MHKFKTAVLAVLALLTLGACGSNQASQNEAAAEDSQDIRLATSPGPYSDLFLDVVKPILEEDGYKVETVEFTDLREADVALEEKAADLNIEQHTLYMENFNEEKDAHLTNIQPLPTVPMAIFPGQKDSFDSLEAGDQIGVPDDPSNLSRDLLLLEKEGLITLDPNADKANLNVEHITENPKNLKIEVISSPNLARTTPDLALAAIPGSRAFDAGIDFQTALAYEDVAPEFMLQLVVREEDKDKDWVKAVSKAYKSDQVKDAVEKINQESSQAYWILPE, from the coding sequence ATGCACAAATTTAAAACAGCAGTCCTTGCCGTCTTGGCTCTCTTGACTCTGGGAGCTTGCGGTTCTAACCAGGCCTCACAGAATGAGGCAGCTGCCGAGGATAGCCAGGATATCCGTCTCGCCACCTCGCCGGGCCCCTATAGCGATCTTTTCCTTGATGTGGTAAAACCAATTCTCGAAGAAGATGGCTACAAGGTCGAAACCGTCGAATTCACCGACCTGCGTGAAGCAGACGTGGCCCTCGAAGAGAAGGCAGCTGACCTCAATATCGAGCAGCACACCCTCTACATGGAGAACTTCAACGAGGAAAAAGATGCCCACCTGACCAATATCCAACCCTTGCCGACCGTTCCTATGGCCATCTTCCCAGGCCAAAAGGATAGCTTCGACAGCCTAGAAGCCGGCGATCAAATCGGGGTGCCGGACGATCCATCCAACCTGTCCCGCGACTTGCTCTTACTGGAAAAAGAAGGACTGATTACCCTCGACCCTAATGCAGACAAGGCCAACTTGAATGTGGAGCACATTACTGAAAATCCTAAGAACTTAAAGATTGAAGTTATTAGCTCTCCTAACTTGGCCCGAACCACACCGGACCTGGCCCTAGCTGCCATCCCAGGTTCGCGCGCCTTCGATGCCGGCATTGACTTCCAGACCGCCCTGGCCTATGAAGACGTGGCACCAGAATTCATGCTTCAATTGGTTGTGCGTGAAGAAGACAAGGATAAGGACTGGGTCAAGGCCGTTTCCAAAGCCTACAAGTCCGACCAAGTCAAAGATGCCGTTGAAAAAATCAACCAAGAATCCAGTCAAGCTTACTGGATCTTACCGGAATAG
- the infC gene encoding translation initiation factor IF-3, protein MAKEKDNIVNGSIRAREMRVIDPEGEQLGVLSKKDALDKASEYELDLVLVSPGAKPPVARIMDYGKFRYQQQRKAREQRKNQRTIQVKEIRLSPAIDDNDFNTKLRQGRKFIKKGDKVKVSIRFKGRAITHKDLGREVLERFADEMSDIATVEQKPKMEGRSMQLMLAPKPEDK, encoded by the coding sequence ATCGCAAAAGAAAAAGATAACATCGTCAATGGATCGATTCGAGCACGCGAAATGCGCGTGATTGATCCTGAGGGTGAACAGTTGGGTGTTCTTTCTAAGAAAGATGCTCTTGATAAAGCGAGTGAATATGAACTTGACCTTGTTCTCGTGTCACCAGGTGCTAAGCCACCGGTTGCGCGGATCATGGACTATGGCAAGTTCCGTTACCAACAACAACGTAAGGCCCGTGAACAGCGTAAGAACCAACGGACCATCCAAGTTAAAGAAATTCGTTTGAGCCCAGCCATTGATGACAATGATTTCAATACGAAATTACGTCAAGGCCGCAAGTTCATCAAGAAGGGTGACAAGGTTAAGGTATCCATCCGTTTCAAAGGCCGTGCCATTACGCACAAGGACTTAGGACGTGAGGTACTGGAACGTTTTGCTGACGAGATGAGCGATATCGCCACCGTTGAGCAAAAACCTAAGATGGAAGGCCGGTCTATGCAGCTTATGCTAGCACCTAAGCCTGAAGACAAATAA
- the rpmI gene encoding 50S ribosomal protein L35 yields the protein MPKQKTHRASAKRFKFTASGKLKRSHSERSHRFHGKTKKQRRQHKPAAMVHQSDQKRIQQMLDTYK from the coding sequence ATGCCTAAACAAAAAACACACCGTGCATCGGCTAAACGCTTCAAATTTACCGCTTCAGGTAAGTTAAAACGTAGTCATTCAGAACGCTCTCACCGTTTCCATGGTAAGACCAAGAAACAACGTCGTCAGCACAAACCAGCTGCAATGGTTCACCAATCTGACCAAAAACGTATCCAACAAATGTTAGATACTTACAAATAA
- the rplT gene encoding 50S ribosomal protein L20 produces the protein MARVKGGTVSRKRRKKYIKLAKGYYGSKSVNYKMAKQAVMKSYMYAYRDRRQKKRDFRRLWITRINAQARVNGLSYSKLINGLKQAGIEINRKMLADLAVNDADAFASICDQAKAALEK, from the coding sequence ATGGCTCGAGTTAAAGGTGGAACAGTTAGTCGTAAAAGACGTAAAAAATATATTAAATTAGCAAAAGGTTATTACGGATCTAAAAGTGTAAACTACAAGATGGCTAAACAAGCTGTCATGAAGTCCTACATGTACGCTTACCGCGACCGTCGTCAGAAAAAACGTGACTTCCGTCGTCTATGGATCACCCGTATCAATGCCCAAGCACGTGTTAACGGCTTAAGCTACAGCAAATTAATCAACGGCTTAAAACAAGCTGGCATTGAAATCAACCGTAAAATGCTTGCTGACCTTGCAGTCAACGATGCTGATGCCTTCGCATCAATCTGCGACCAAGCAAAAGCAGCATTAGAAAAATAA
- a CDS encoding nuclease-related domain-containing protein yields MQMTHELLSLEILNHRQCLDADQAERLHALRLGYWGEWEFQRILKKYLTGDFYLLTDCYFGEANPTQVDAILVCPSGYYLFDVKNYRSPVRYEAGTFYHNDKRWRHNIFIQLERMVDRFNQDLDGHGRPQGKQGYLVFINERHQVTVDESWSHGVLRRNDIWEFLRDLAQAPARYKTDQLLGLVQGKLRPNPYEKCQATTDHWARMQGGIYCWRCRARLGNIYNRRRISCNNCGFIENSESLVHRHLCELSVLLYDQPLSLSLAREFLGKQCSDRSLYRIFNKNFNRVKRNSYHNPFKQDPDISHKIVWPIDLERDYYWIHQKFLT; encoded by the coding sequence ATGCAGATGACCCATGAATTATTAAGCCTGGAAATTTTGAATCACCGCCAGTGCCTGGACGCCGACCAAGCCGAACGCCTGCACGCCTTGCGCCTGGGCTACTGGGGCGAGTGGGAGTTCCAGCGGATTTTGAAGAAATATTTGACGGGCGATTTTTACCTATTGACGGATTGTTACTTCGGCGAAGCCAACCCCACCCAAGTCGACGCGATCCTGGTCTGCCCCAGCGGCTACTATCTCTTTGACGTCAAGAATTACCGGTCGCCGGTCCGCTATGAAGCGGGAACTTTTTACCACAACGACAAGCGCTGGCGCCACAATATTTTTATCCAGCTGGAGCGGATGGTCGACCGTTTCAACCAAGACCTAGACGGACACGGCCGCCCCCAAGGCAAGCAAGGCTACCTAGTCTTCATTAACGAACGCCACCAAGTCACTGTCGACGAGAGCTGGAGCCACGGTGTCCTGCGTCGCAACGATATCTGGGAATTCTTGAGAGACCTAGCCCAAGCACCAGCGCGATACAAGACAGACCAGCTCCTAGGCTTGGTCCAAGGGAAATTGCGCCCCAACCCCTATGAGAAATGCCAAGCCACAACTGACCACTGGGCGCGGATGCAGGGAGGGATTTATTGTTGGCGGTGCCGGGCGAGGCTTGGGAATATTTATAACCGGAGACGCATTTCTTGTAACAATTGTGGTTTTATTGAGAATTCAGAAAGTCTAGTTCATCGCCACTTATGTGAGCTATCAGTTCTTCTTTATGACCAACCGCTGAGCCTATCACTAGCACGGGAATTTTTAGGAAAACAATGTTCAGACCGCAGCTTGTATCGTATTTTTAACAAAAATTTCAATCGCGTTAAAAGAAACAGCTACCACAACCCCTTCAAGCAAGATCCTGATATTTCTCATAAAATCGTTTGGCCTATTGACTTAGAACGCGATTATTATTGGATTCATCAAAAATTTTTAACCTAA
- a CDS encoding alanine/glycine:cation symporter family protein has protein sequence MSEMITGFLSPISDFLYYPVLIILLLGIGLYFTFRTKFVQLSNFKEAVHVVMEAPEEEGSVSSFQALMISTASRVGTGNIVGVATAICLGGYGAVFWMWIVALIGGASAFIESTLAQIYKRRDTFSGESYGGPSYYIESALHSRTLGIIFSIFLILTYAVGFNMLAAFNLRDSFQVYDFYDPQWTPILVGAGLALVTAYCVLGGGKRIIQFTSFLVPFMGMIYVAVAVLMIILNLNYMPTVFKLVFQDAFNFKAIFSGIAGSSMMYGIKRGLFSNEAGIGSAPNAAAAAHVSHPVKQGLVQMMSVFIDTLVICSATAFMCLSSGVTPSPELSGAPYVQAALSTFLGGYGNLFITISLMLFGFTTLIGNLYYVDNNLAYIFGKMPRASFMIAFRLVAAGVIFLGAIQQADLVWLMADVMMALMALINLPSILILGKTALAALSDYSKQRKAGQKPVFYAKNIGLDDSQLDYWK, from the coding sequence ATGTCAGAAATGATTACAGGCTTTCTAAGTCCAATCAGCGATTTCTTATACTATCCAGTCCTGATTATCTTATTGCTAGGAATAGGCCTTTATTTCACATTCCGAACCAAATTTGTTCAATTAAGTAACTTTAAAGAAGCTGTCCATGTGGTTATGGAAGCGCCGGAGGAAGAGGGATCGGTGTCCTCCTTCCAGGCACTGATGATCTCAACCGCCTCGCGGGTAGGGACCGGGAACATCGTCGGGGTGGCCACGGCTATCTGCCTCGGGGGCTACGGCGCCGTCTTCTGGATGTGGATCGTGGCTCTGATCGGGGGCGCTTCAGCCTTCATCGAATCGACCCTAGCCCAGATCTACAAGCGTCGGGACACCTTCTCTGGCGAGAGCTACGGGGGACCGTCCTACTATATTGAATCGGCCCTCCACAGCCGGACCTTGGGGATTATTTTCTCCATCTTCCTGATCCTAACCTATGCGGTGGGCTTCAACATGCTGGCCGCCTTCAACCTCCGCGATTCCTTCCAGGTCTATGATTTCTACGACCCACAGTGGACACCGATCCTGGTGGGTGCCGGCCTAGCCTTAGTAACGGCCTACTGCGTCCTCGGTGGGGGCAAGCGGATTATCCAGTTCACCAGCTTCCTCGTTCCCTTCATGGGCATGATCTACGTGGCGGTGGCAGTCCTCATGATCATCCTCAACCTCAACTACATGCCGACCGTCTTCAAGCTCGTCTTCCAGGATGCCTTCAACTTCAAGGCTATCTTCTCAGGGATCGCGGGCTCCAGCATGATGTACGGGATCAAGCGTGGCCTCTTCTCCAACGAAGCCGGGATCGGGTCAGCGCCTAACGCAGCGGCAGCCGCCCACGTCTCCCACCCCGTCAAGCAAGGTCTCGTCCAAATGATGTCCGTCTTCATCGACACCCTGGTTATCTGCTCGGCGACAGCCTTCATGTGTCTGAGCTCAGGTGTGACACCAAGCCCAGAACTCTCAGGCGCACCTTACGTCCAAGCCGCCCTGTCCACCTTCCTCGGGGGCTATGGGAATCTCTTCATCACCATCTCCCTCATGCTCTTTGGCTTCACCACCCTGATCGGCAACCTCTACTACGTGGATAACAACCTGGCCTACATCTTCGGCAAAATGCCCCGGGCCTCCTTCATGATAGCCTTCCGCCTGGTCGCTGCAGGCGTCATCTTCCTCGGCGCCATCCAACAAGCCGACCTCGTCTGGTTAATGGCCGACGTCATGATGGCACTCATGGCCCTAATCAACCTACCGTCCATCCTAATCCTCGGCAAAACAGCCCTAGCTGCGCTCTCCGACTACAGCAAACAGCGCAAAGCCGGACAAAAACCCGTCTTCTACGCCAAAAATATCGGCCTAGACGACAGCCAACTGGATTATTGGAAATAA
- a CDS encoding YveK family protein, which translates to METTEEISLVELFHILRQGLGRIIVTTVAGLAVAAVLTFVVMTPKYQSTTDLVVNDTNSNSEQVDQSTLQANLTLLNTYQSIIKKPVVLEKVIEETGVDLSVQELNDMISVQNDNNSLVFSVTVQSTSPKVSATLANSIAKHFSEEVKRIMNVNNVSILTVAEPAQGPVSPKPILNLLIGAIIGGAIGVIWQLIRYATDRTVKDEAFFDEIGLPVLGLIPEISEKEVAESRLKSISSQKTSEARRTFRRRKGGED; encoded by the coding sequence ATGGAAACGACTGAAGAAATCTCGCTCGTAGAACTCTTTCACATTCTACGGCAAGGCTTAGGACGGATTATCGTCACCACCGTGGCTGGCTTGGCTGTAGCGGCCGTGCTGACCTTTGTCGTGATGACCCCTAAGTACCAATCAACGACTGACTTGGTGGTTAATGACACCAATTCCAACAGTGAGCAGGTGGACCAATCCACCCTCCAGGCCAATCTGACGCTCTTGAATACCTATCAGAGCATCATCAAGAAGCCCGTGGTCCTGGAGAAGGTGATCGAAGAGACGGGAGTAGACTTGAGCGTCCAGGAATTAAACGACATGATCAGTGTCCAAAACGACAATAATTCCCTGGTCTTCTCGGTAACGGTCCAGTCCACCTCACCTAAAGTGTCGGCGACCCTGGCCAATTCGATTGCCAAGCACTTCTCCGAAGAAGTCAAACGGATTATGAATGTGAACAATGTGTCCATCCTGACCGTGGCAGAACCAGCCCAAGGGCCGGTCTCACCTAAACCCATCCTCAACCTCTTGATTGGGGCTATTATCGGTGGGGCTATCGGTGTCATCTGGCAGCTGATCCGCTATGCGACCGACCGGACCGTCAAGGATGAAGCCTTCTTCGACGAGATCGGCTTGCCCGTCTTAGGTCTCATCCCCGAGATATCTGAAAAGGAAGTCGCCGAGTCTCGGCTCAAGTCCATCTCTAGCCAAAAAACATCAGAAGCGCGTCGGACCTTCCGTCGCCGTAAAGGAGGTGAGGACTAA
- a CDS encoding CpsD/CapB family tyrosine-protein kinase yields MFNHKGKKLEQLNRNQRLGASMITAVKPNHPISEAFRTVRTNIEFSMVDGTLNSLMLTSTGPFEGKSTVAANLASVMADTGKRVLLVDADMRKPTVRNTFNLKTNYGLTNLLTQNEAQTMDMIRYVPEANVYVLAAGPKPPNPSELLQSNKMNDLMKTLETMFDLVIYDAPPLLSVADSQILSRKVDGVVFVAREGIAERPNITKAKDLLDAAEANILGVVFNGVSKEHTGYGYGYGYGYGHEED; encoded by the coding sequence ATGTTTAACCACAAAGGGAAGAAACTTGAACAACTCAACCGCAACCAGCGCCTGGGGGCTTCGATGATCACAGCTGTTAAGCCTAATCATCCCATCTCAGAAGCCTTCCGGACCGTGCGGACCAACATTGAATTCTCCATGGTCGACGGGACCCTCAACTCGCTCATGCTGACTTCAACCGGACCCTTCGAAGGTAAGTCCACCGTGGCAGCCAACCTGGCTTCGGTGATGGCCGACACCGGCAAGCGGGTCCTCTTAGTGGATGCCGACATGCGGAAGCCGACCGTTCGTAACACCTTCAACCTGAAGACCAATTACGGGCTGACCAATCTCTTGACCCAGAACGAAGCCCAGACCATGGACATGATCCGCTATGTACCGGAAGCCAATGTCTACGTCCTCGCCGCTGGGCCCAAGCCACCCAATCCATCTGAGTTGCTTCAATCCAACAAGATGAACGACCTAATGAAGACTCTAGAGACCATGTTCGACCTGGTCATCTACGACGCACCGCCCTTGCTCTCAGTGGCCGATTCCCAGATCCTCTCTCGTAAAGTTGACGGGGTCGTCTTCGTCGCCCGGGAAGGAATCGCGGAACGTCCCAATATTACCAAGGCCAAGGACCTGCTCGACGCAGCCGAAGCCAATATCCTAGGCGTGGTCTTCAATGGCGTGTCCAAGGAACATACCGGTTACGGCTATGGCTACGGTTATGGCTATGGCCATGAGGAAGATTAA
- a CDS encoding nucleoside-diphosphate sugar epimerase/dehydratase produces MSRKTKKLILMLNDLVCVGIGALLTVYLIKYYVATDFGHYSIVTGIYYLIYVLAGLYFHNFSALVRFFGLRDAQEVVVANLIAGAGAFIVGTILFTVISHRYLFLLLLFATVGMILTRVIWRLYIDRKNGVKMAENEATRLLIVGAGQAGNLFIENFSKHPEKYAIIGAVDNDPQKQNIYIKGVPILGTIADIPQIVENKRIDMITITAPSMPADAVEEVVRMGNALDITVNQMPEVERVLAGEYKMAMKEIEISDLLGRKEIELDDEPVIDSISNQVILVTGAGGSIGSEICRQIVRFGPAQLILLGHGENSIYLINQELRSLELANTKITPVIADIQDKEHLDFLMQRYQPDIVYHAAAHKHVPLMEWNPTEAVKNNIYGTYNVAKAAEKAGVKKFVMISTDKANNPPNVMGATKRIAEMIVTGLNKDSQTTFSAVRFGNVLGSRGSVIPLFKKQIAAGGPVTVTHPDMRRYFMTIPEASRLVIQAGALAEGGELFILNMGEEVYIKDLAKKMIALSGHSEDEIEIIYTGMRPGEKLYEELLLNDETTDRQIDDNIFVGRVHNKSLEEIKAFVESLDLVTDQGDLNEKLTSFVHRDV; encoded by the coding sequence ATGTCTCGGAAAACAAAAAAACTCATCCTCATGCTCAACGACTTGGTCTGTGTGGGCATAGGAGCCCTCTTAACCGTTTATTTAATTAAGTATTATGTCGCTACCGACTTTGGCCACTATTCCATCGTCACAGGCATCTACTATCTGATCTATGTCCTAGCTGGCCTCTACTTCCACAACTTCTCCGCCTTGGTCCGTTTCTTCGGCCTGCGGGATGCCCAGGAAGTCGTCGTCGCTAACTTGATCGCTGGGGCGGGGGCCTTCATCGTGGGGACCATCCTCTTCACCGTAATCAGCCACCGCTACCTCTTCCTCCTCCTGCTCTTCGCGACAGTGGGGATGATCTTGACCCGGGTCATCTGGCGGCTCTATATTGACCGGAAGAATGGGGTCAAAATGGCTGAAAACGAAGCTACCCGCCTGCTCATTGTCGGGGCAGGCCAGGCCGGCAACCTCTTCATTGAGAACTTCTCCAAGCACCCTGAGAAGTACGCTATCATTGGGGCAGTGGACAATGACCCGCAGAAACAAAATATCTACATCAAAGGCGTGCCTATCCTAGGAACCATCGCCGATATTCCCCAAATTGTGGAGAACAAACGCATCGACATGATCACCATCACCGCCCCTTCCATGCCAGCTGATGCGGTGGAAGAAGTGGTCCGGATGGGGAACGCGCTCGACATCACCGTCAACCAGATGCCTGAAGTAGAACGCGTCCTGGCCGGGGAATACAAGATGGCCATGAAAGAAATTGAAATCTCTGACCTCCTAGGACGAAAGGAAATTGAATTGGACGATGAACCCGTCATTGACTCCATCTCCAACCAAGTCATCCTAGTCACGGGGGCAGGGGGCTCAATCGGATCCGAAATCTGCCGGCAGATCGTCCGCTTCGGCCCTGCCCAACTGATCCTCCTGGGCCATGGGGAGAATTCCATCTACCTGATTAACCAGGAGCTTCGGAGCTTAGAACTCGCAAATACGAAAATTACTCCAGTAATTGCGGATATCCAGGACAAGGAACATCTAGACTTCCTCATGCAGCGCTACCAGCCGGATATTGTCTACCATGCGGCGGCCCACAAGCACGTGCCCCTTATGGAATGGAATCCGACCGAAGCCGTTAAGAACAACATCTACGGGACCTACAATGTCGCTAAGGCTGCGGAAAAGGCTGGCGTCAAGAAGTTCGTCATGATTTCCACCGACAAGGCCAATAATCCACCTAATGTCATGGGCGCCACCAAACGGATCGCGGAAATGATAGTTACTGGCCTCAACAAGGACAGCCAGACCACCTTCTCAGCCGTCCGCTTCGGCAATGTCCTGGGCAGCCGGGGATCGGTCATCCCGCTCTTCAAGAAGCAAATCGCTGCGGGAGGCCCCGTCACCGTGACCCACCCGGACATGCGCCGCTACTTCATGACCATCCCTGAAGCCAGCCGCCTGGTCATCCAGGCTGGTGCCCTGGCAGAAGGGGGCGAGCTCTTCATCCTTAACATGGGAGAAGAAGTCTACATCAAGGACCTGGCCAAGAAGATGATTGCTTTGTCCGGCCACTCGGAAGACGAAATCGAAATCATCTACACCGGCATGCGACCAGGGGAGAAGCTCTACGAAGAACTCCTCCTCAACGACGAAACCACCGACCGACAAATCGATGACAACATCTTCGTCGGCCGCGTCCATAACAAGAGTCTCGAAGAAATCAAAGCCTTCGTTGAGAGCCTGGACCTCGTCACAGACCAGGGCGACCTCAATGAGAAATTGACCAGCTTTGTGCATCGGGATGTGTAA
- a CDS encoding sugar transferase, with protein sequence MYVKIKRLIDCILALIGLIILSPLFLFIAIWIKLDSKGPVFFKQKRIGKDREFFEIYKFRSMLAETPADMPTHLLNDPQAFITKSGAFLRKTSLDELPQIINILKGEMAIIGPRPALWNQDDLADERDRYGANDVLPGLSGWAQINGRDELPIDVKARLDGQYVENMGPIMDFKCFFGTIISVLKHDGVVEGGTGAIEQAKAELQEEE encoded by the coding sequence ATGTATGTAAAGATTAAACGCTTGATAGACTGTATCCTAGCTTTAATCGGACTGATCATTCTCTCTCCTTTATTTTTGTTTATTGCCATATGGATTAAACTGGACTCCAAGGGTCCTGTTTTCTTTAAGCAGAAACGAATTGGTAAGGATAGAGAATTTTTTGAAATTTATAAATTTCGTTCCATGTTAGCTGAAACACCCGCTGATATGCCAACCCATCTCTTAAACGATCCCCAAGCCTTCATTACCAAGTCCGGCGCCTTCTTAAGAAAGACCAGCCTGGACGAGCTGCCTCAAATTATCAACATCCTCAAAGGTGAAATGGCGATTATTGGCCCACGACCAGCGCTCTGGAACCAAGATGACCTGGCAGATGAACGGGACCGTTATGGGGCTAATGATGTGCTACCAGGCCTATCTGGCTGGGCGCAGATCAATGGCCGGGACGAATTGCCTATCGATGTCAAGGCACGCCTGGACGGACAATACGTCGAAAATATGGGCCCTATAATGGACTTCAAATGTTTCTTTGGGACAATCATCAGCGTCCTCAAGCACGATGGGGTTGTCGAAGGTGGCACAGGAGCCATCGAACAAGCAAAAGCAGAACTACAGGAGGAAGAATAG
- a CDS encoding NAD-dependent epimerase/dehydratase family protein, producing the protein MKRVLVTGKNSYLGDRFTDYLSQWPDQYEVVQTSLKDTNWQDENWGEYDSILNVAGIAHNSSDPKLKDLYYQVNRDLAIAAAQKAKSDGVQQFIHLSSMIVFGSQIEKITKDTPPNPDNFYGDSKLQGEIGLQKLEDETFKIAIVRPPMVYGPHSKGNFPRLVKLAKSTPIFPDYSNRRSMIYVDNLMAELKAIIDQELSGTMHPQNEEYTCTSQMVGQIAKLSSHRLATTRAFNPLIKKMASKGTLGKVFGNLYYDEMLNYREENISLEESIKRSLIDEE; encoded by the coding sequence GTGAAGAGAGTACTAGTCACTGGGAAGAATTCTTATTTGGGAGACCGCTTCACTGATTATCTCTCTCAATGGCCTGATCAGTATGAAGTCGTTCAAACTTCACTTAAAGATACGAATTGGCAGGATGAAAATTGGGGAGAGTATGATTCAATTCTTAATGTTGCAGGCATTGCTCATAATTCTTCAGATCCTAAACTAAAGGATCTCTATTACCAAGTTAACCGTGATTTAGCAATCGCTGCAGCCCAAAAAGCCAAAAGTGATGGTGTCCAGCAATTTATCCACCTATCAAGTATGATTGTCTTTGGTAGTCAAATTGAAAAAATTACCAAAGATACTCCTCCAAATCCAGATAACTTTTATGGTGATAGTAAATTGCAAGGGGAAATAGGTCTTCAAAAATTAGAAGACGAAACTTTTAAAATTGCGATTGTAAGACCGCCAATGGTTTATGGGCCACATTCAAAAGGAAACTTCCCTAGATTAGTCAAACTCGCAAAATCAACTCCAATTTTTCCAGATTATTCTAATCGAAGAAGTATGATCTATGTTGATAATTTAATGGCTGAATTAAAGGCGATAATTGATCAAGAACTATCCGGTACAATGCATCCCCAAAATGAGGAATATACATGTACCAGTCAAATGGTTGGCCAAATCGCTAAACTCTCTAGTCATCGCTTGGCTACAACTCGGGCTTTTAATCCACTAATTAAAAAAATGGCTAGTAAAGGAACGCTTGGAAAAGTTTTCGGTAATCTTTACTATGATGAGATGTTAAATTACAGAGAAGAAAATATCAGTTTGGAAGAGTCCATCAAACGTTCACTAATAGATGAGGAGTAA
- a CDS encoding glycosyltransferase family 4 protein, with protein MIKKILIISQYFYPEDFRINDIAVELSNRGYEVKVLTGIPNYPEGKFYSGYDYKSKRTENYKGVEIIRIPLIARGKSSVQLAFNYVSFVMSGYYFAKTTKLKPDVIFTYEVSPMTQALIGPCLAKRLKIKSLLYVLDLWPENLEVAAGIKHPAIINNVKKMVTSIYKNTDMIMASSRSFVNSIQSDYDIDSDKVKYWPQYAEEIYYTKEKNKEDYQWVNRPDLFTIGFTGNIGYAQGLQILPKVAYELKKKADQILFLIVGDGRAKEDLLREISRLDVEEYFQFIDRQLSTKISDILSEVDVAFLSFDEHPIYDKTIPAKMQTYMACGKPLLVSASGEVEQIVNESQSGLTCKAGNVSELTNLIREYLAMSKKRLDEMAVNSKQYAEKYFSKERLMDQLEEFINER; from the coding sequence ATGATAAAGAAGATACTAATAATCAGTCAGTATTTCTATCCTGAAGATTTTAGAATCAATGATATTGCGGTAGAGCTCTCTAATAGAGGTTATGAGGTAAAAGTTCTTACAGGAATACCAAATTATCCTGAAGGTAAATTTTATTCTGGCTATGACTATAAGTCCAAAAGAACTGAGAACTATAAGGGCGTAGAAATCATTAGGATTCCGTTGATTGCTAGAGGGAAGTCCTCGGTACAATTAGCTTTTAACTATGTATCCTTTGTTATGTCAGGTTACTACTTTGCCAAAACAACAAAGTTAAAACCGGATGTCATATTTACCTATGAAGTGAGTCCAATGACTCAGGCTTTAATCGGGCCATGTTTAGCCAAAAGATTAAAAATAAAATCATTGCTATATGTATTAGATTTATGGCCTGAAAATTTGGAAGTAGCTGCAGGAATAAAGCATCCAGCAATAATCAATAATGTCAAAAAAATGGTAACTTCCATATATAAAAATACGGATATGATAATGGCTTCATCGAGGAGTTTTGTAAATTCCATTCAATCTGATTATGATATTGATTCAGATAAGGTTAAATATTGGCCACAATATGCTGAAGAAATCTATTATACTAAAGAAAAAAATAAAGAAGATTATCAATGGGTCAATCGACCTGATTTATTCACTATTGGTTTTACAGGAAATATAGGTTATGCGCAAGGCTTACAAATATTACCTAAAGTAGCTTATGAATTAAAGAAAAAAGCTGATCAGATTCTGTTCTTAATTGTAGGTGATGGGCGTGCTAAGGAAGATTTATTAAGAGAAATCAGTCGATTAGATGTTGAAGAATATTTTCAATTTATAGATCGACAACTTTCAACAAAAATTTCTGATATTTTATCCGAAGTTGATGTTGCTTTCCTAAGTTTTGATGAACATCCGATTTATGATAAAACAATCCCTGCTAAGATGCAGACCTATATGGCTTGTGGAAAGCCTTTGTTGGTTAGTGCAAGTGGGGAAGTTGAACAGATTGTTAATGAAAGTCAATCTGGACTAACTTGTAAGGCCGGAAATGTTTCTGAATTAACGAACCTGATAAGAGAATACTTAGCAATGAGTAAAAAGCGTTTGGATGAAATGGCAGTTAATTCGAAACAGTATGCGGAAAAATATTTTTCTAAAGAACGATTGATGGATCAACTTGAAGAATTTATTAATGAAAGGTAG